AATCGGGGCATACGCCGCGCGATTTCAACATGGCCTCCTTCGATAAGAACCGAAGAGACGGCCTTTGGTTTGAATTCCTCGACACGCCGGAGTTCGGCGCCTTCAACGAGAAGGGGAAGGGTTTTCGGGTTTCCGATTCTCAGGCCCGATTTCTCCAAGGCAAGGATTTCGACACATTTCTGAAGCTCGACGTCCATGGTACGGCGGCTCTTCCCCGCCATACGCCGCTTTGGCTCCAGACTTTCGCCAACCTTCGCCTGTTCCAGGAGCAGGGCATTCCCTTGCCGACGAGCCGAGTCGATCCGCGAATCTATGAAAATATCGATGCGGTCAGCACCGATACCTTAATCCCGCCTTATCCGACGATCGTTCTGGCTTTCCCCGAAAACGTGGAGGATTTTTTCGCCGCCGTTTTCACCCTCTCCCATGGCGTCGAGGAGGACACCGGCCTCCAGGTCGTTTTCCCGGAAGAGGAGCCGAGCTTCTACAACTTGGAAGAGTTGGAAGTCGAAGAGTACAAGGCCTTCGCCGACAATCCCCTGGAACGCTCCACTCAACCGATCCTGCTGCCGGACGTGGCGGCGCCGACCGCGGCTCCAGGCTTGTATGTGTTCGATAACTACTTCGCCAGAGCCCTGTCCGCCGAAGAATTCCAGGCCCGCTACGGCAATCGCCATGGATATGCCGCGGCTTTTTCCGCGGCAACTTTCAATTTGATCGTCGATCGGCTTTGGGAGCCGGAATTGGGGATGGACCAAATCCGCGAGGCCCTGGCCTTCAAGCCGTGAACAACGGTCAATCCTCGTGGGGGGTGGAGGGCTCGGTGTGGACCACCACGTCGACCACCTGGGGGATCTCGCGCTTGATTTTGGCGATGACCTCGTGGGTCAAGCGGTGGGCCTCCTGGGTCGCAAGCTGGGGATCGACGTGGATGTTGAGGTCCATGTAAATCGCCATCGGGTTTCCGCGGGTTCGGACGCTGTGGCAGCGCTCGATGCCCGGAACCTTCATGACCAGGCCGCTGACTTCGCGGGGATCGAGCTGGGCCGAGTCCATCAGGGTGTTCAGGCTTTCCAGGACGATCTGATAGCCGCTGTGGCCGACGAAGATCGCGATCAATCCGGCGGCGGCCAAGTCGACCCAAGGCCATTTCAGCTCGATGCCGATCAGGGCGATGATGACCGAGAGCGAGGCGAAGATATCGCTGCGGGTATGGGCCGAATCGGCGGTCAGGATCTGGCTTTTCAATTCATGGCCCTTGCGGTGCTCGTAACGGCTGACCCAAGCATTGACCGCCATCGAGACCACCATGATGACGAAGCTCCAGACGGTGACCTCGGGCAGGTCGCGGTGGTGGAGCCGGGCCCAGGCGCTGGAGGCGATCTCGAAGCAGGCCCAGAAGAGCATGCCCGAGATGAACATGGCGCCCAGGGCCTCGACTTTGCGGTGACCGTAAGGATGGCCTTTGTCGGCCGGCTTGGCGGCGAAGAATAAGGCGATGAGGCCGACGATGTTGGAGCTGGAGTCGAGCAAAGAGTGGTAGCCGTCGGCCACCATGCTGAGAGTCTCGGTGAAATAGCCGTAGCCGAGCTTGAGGCCGCAGACCAGGAGGTTGAGCAAGAGGGTGATCAGCAGCACCCGCCGGACATCGCGGGAGCGCTTCCCGTGGCTTTGATCCATTGCCGCCAATCTACTGCGGGCCTAAGCCCGACAGCAAGTGCGGCAAGTAGAGGCTGAGCTCGGGCCAATAAGTGATGATGACGAGGGCCAAGACCAAGATCATGAGGAAGGGCAGCGTCACCCAGTAAAGGTTGATGATGCTGCGCTTGAAACGGATGCTCGAAAGGAAGAGATTCAAGCCCACCGGCGGGTGGAGGTAGCCGATCTCGAGGTTGGTTAGGAAAATGATTCCGAGGTGCAGCGGGTCGACGCCGAACTCCTTGGCGATCGGGATGATCAGCGGCACCACCACGATGATGGCCGAGAAGATGTCCATCAGCGAGCCGACGATCAGCAGAAAGACGTTAAGGGCCAGCAGGAAGGCCCACTTGCTGGTGATATAGGTCCGGATCCACTCGAAGAGCCGGGTCGGCACCTGCTCGTCGATCAGGTAGCTGGTGAAG
This sequence is a window from bacterium. Protein-coding genes within it:
- a CDS encoding cation diffusion facilitator family transporter — protein: MDQSHGKRSRDVRRVLLITLLLNLLVCGLKLGYGYFTETLSMVADGYHSLLDSSSNIVGLIALFFAAKPADKGHPYGHRKVEALGAMFISGMLFWACFEIASSAWARLHHRDLPEVTVWSFVIMVVSMAVNAWVSRYEHRKGHELKSQILTADSAHTRSDIFASLSVIIALIGIELKWPWVDLAAAGLIAIFVGHSGYQIVLESLNTLMDSAQLDPREVSGLVMKVPGIERCHSVRTRGNPMAIYMDLNIHVDPQLATQEAHRLTHEVIAKIKREIPQVVDVVVHTEPSTPHED